The stretch of DNA GCTACGGCGGGTGATCTGGATGAAATCGTCAAAATAGACGGCCTAACCAAGCAGGAGCGTTTCGTCTTGCATTCGGCTCGGGAGATTTGTGAGCGCCTGATGACGGAACAGATACGAAGCCGCGTATCCAGCCCCCCTACCCCGTCCCAGGCCGAACGACATCACTCTGACAAGCCAAAGCCACCCCAGCAGTTGCCACGGAGTCAGAAAGGAAAGCCAGCTGAGCACAATCACCAGAAGCAATTCGCCAACCACGGCAAGCCCTGGTTGCCCAATGAGGTGGGCATCATCCAAAATGCTATCACCCTGGCCAGGGCTAAGGCGGTGGAGATCGATGTGCATCACCTCTCTACTCAACTAGGACGTTCGCCCTACTCTGTCGCGTCGAAGTTGGTACAGCACGGGTTCCTCAATGAAGATTGGGCGCAACAATTTCGCAAATAGCGCAAAGATCACAACACAGACTCAATGACTAGATAGACTGCATAGCAAGGCTTTTCGCATGCGAAAAAATCGGTAGCTGAAGTCCTTGCATTTTTCTTGATCGCAGTACCATAAATTAAGTCTGTCAATTGGAGGGATACAACCATGTCTACTGCAGCACCCAAGAAACAACCTCACCCCGACACCATCAATTCGCTCAAGGCACTGGAAAAGAGCCTCCCTCTTGAAGAGATGTCGCGCACCGATGGCTTCCTGCTTCATCACTCTTTGGTGGTCCCTCAACCAGGGTTCAATGCTCGCACCGCCTTCATGGACGAGGATGAGTACTTTGCAATGCCCGAGAACGCTGCCCGCGTTCGGATGTTTGCGGATGCCTATAAGGAAGGCAAGTACGTCCCGAACATCCTGGTGAAGGTCATTGGCGGCGTTGCCTATATCCGTGATGGCTACACACGCAAGCGCGGCTTGAATTTGGCCATTGCCGAAGGGGCGCTGATCCAGAAGATTTTCGTCACTGAGATGAAGGGTGACGACGCTGAACAGGCTTTGGTTGTCATCAACGGCAACAACGGCGCTCCTGTATCTGTTTTGTCCTGTGCGGTGCAATATCAGCTTCTTGAAAGCTGGGGCTGGAGCATTGCAGAGATGGCCAGACGCTCCAACGTGACTCCAGAAGCTGTTCGTTTCGCACTCTCGCTGTTGGATCTGCCTTTG from Comamonas testosteroni encodes:
- a CDS encoding chromosome partitioning protein ParB, whose amino-acid sequence is MSTAAPKKQPHPDTINSLKALEKSLPLEEMSRTDGFLLHHSLVVPQPGFNARTAFMDEDEYFAMPENAARVRMFADAYKEGKYVPNILVKVIGGVAYIRDGYTRKRGLNLAIAEGALIQKIFVTEMKGDDAEQALVVINGNNGAPVSVLSCAVQYQLLESWGWSIAEMARRSNVTPEAVRFALSLLDLPLPVKVMIQKNEVSATTALEQFNEHGNDVVEILAEAVKTAKAALPVKAADDSKSGEGEGANPAKKKRALVTKKHLKATAAPKMNKKMVTAMHTSLSGLTSRLDSITPSDDGQAFLMKLTSEDVALLRELAGKLPQLTPKGEEKNENQEELSLE